GGAACCAACAGAAAATACCCGGACGTGGGATTCGGCGACGTCGGCACATAGACATGGATCAGCGGCTCCTGTGCCAACGAGGCCGTCTCGGATTTGGTGATCCCTGTGACAAAGGCAAAACAATAGTGGCCGTTCTTGGGGAACTGAATGAGCACCACTCGATGATAGGAGCCTCGGTCAGAAAACGAGAGAATATCCATCATCGATTTCAGTGTCGAATAAATCCCACGAACCAGTGGCAGGCGATTCAACCAGTCTTCCCAGATCCGCACAATCTGCCGGCCGATGAAATTCGCGGCAAACAGCCCGACGGAGAAGATCAGCACAATGAGCGCCACAATCCCCAAACCCGGCACATAGTACTCCGGCACCCACCGAGCCACCGCTTCGCCCAAAATGCCATCCACGGTGACAAAGAGGGCCTTCAAAATAAGGATCGTCCCCCAAATCGGGGTGATGACGAGCAACCCCGTCAGAAAGTATCGTTTCAACAAGGTTTTCAGCATGTCAGTCAGGTCTTGAATGGGGCCCTATAATGTGGTGGCTCATCATACAGAGATTCACCAAGTGCCGCAATCCATTTATGGGTATTTTCAATGGGTTACACCAAAAATATGACGATCGGCGATGAGTTGGAACTCTGCTGCATTTTGGAGACTTCCGCTCTCTCGTAC
The sequence above is drawn from the Nitrospira sp. genome and encodes:
- a CDS encoding DUF502 domain-containing protein gives rise to the protein MLKTLLKRYFLTGLLVITPIWGTILILKALFVTVDGILGEAVARWVPEYYVPGLGIVALIVLIFSVGLFAANFIGRQIVRIWEDWLNRLPLVRGIYSTLKSMMDILSFSDRGSYHRVVLIQFPKNGHYCFAFVTGITKSETASLAQEPLIHVYVPTSPNPTSGYFLLVPEREVMSVDISVEEAMKLIVSGGLYTPATSMASVLNADAKWSGVKQPDAGVTIG